A region of the Pricia mediterranea genome:
GACAAATTCAAGGTAGGGGTCATCTGGGGAGCCGGAATCGGCGGACTCGAAACCTTCCAGAACGAAGTAATGAATTTTGCCGAAGGCGATGGAACACCGCGTTTCAACCCTTTTTTTATCCCAAAAATGATTGCCGACATCGCCCCGGGCCATATCTCGATAAGACATGGTTTTATGGGACCCAATTATACTACGGTCTCCGCATGTGCATCTGCCGCGAACGCCATGATCGACGCCTTGAACTATATTCGTTTGGGGTATTGCGACGTAATAGTGACAGGTGGTAGCGAGGCGGCGGTAACCATTGCCGGCATGGGTGGCTTTGGGGCCATGCACGCCCTGAGCACTAGAAACGACAGTCCCGAAACGGCATCCCGTCCCTTCGATGCGACCCGGGATGGATTCGTATTAGGGGAAGGGGCCGGTGCCCTTGTACTCGAGGAATACGAACATGCCAAAGCGCGTGGAGCCAAAATATATGCCGAGGTGGCCGGTGGAGGACTTTCAAGCGATGCCTATCATATGACCGCTCCCCATCCGGACGGAATCGGAGTCGTACAGGTGATGAAAAACTGTCTGCGCGATGCGGGACTTGAGCCCAAGGATGTCGATGCCATTAACACCCATGGCACCTCAACCCCTCTGGGGGATGTGGCCGAACTCAAGGCAATCGTCGAAGTGTTCGGCGAACATGCGCCGGATATCAACATCAATTCGACCAAGTCAATGACAGGACATCTCTTGGGCGCAGCGGGCGCCATCGAGGCTATTGCATCGATATTGGCCATGAAACACAATATAGTACCTCCTACCATCAACCACAGCACGGTCGATGAAAATATCGACCCAAAATTAAACCTGACCCTGAACAAAGCGCAAAAGCGGGAAGTGAACGTTGCCCTGAGCAACACTTTCGGATTCGGCGGCCATAATGCCTGTGTGATATTCAAAAAAATTAGCGAGTAACTACGATGGGGTTTGCATCCAAAATATTCGGTTCCCATTCTAAAAAGGATGGGGATTTTTTTATGGGGATGATCAAAATTCTCGGTTTTAAGCCGAAGCGACTCCACTTCTACAAAAAAGCATTTCTTCATCGGTCCGTCAATGAGAAAGACCAGGCCGGAAATCCGATGAATTATGAGCGTTTGGAATTTTTGGGCGATTCAATGCTCGGCACTATTATTTCGCAGCATCTTTTTATCGAGGTGCCCGAAGGCGATGAAGGCTACCTGACCAAAATGAGATCTAAGATCGTGAGCCGCAAGCACCTCAACCAACTGGGCAGAGATCTCGGGCTCATAGCTTTCGTAGAGAGCCGAATTCCTAAAACCCATTTTGGTGAAAACATTCACGGCAACGTTTTCGAAGCGCTTATCGGGGCCATCTATATGGACCGTGGCTACAGGTATTGTCAGAAATTCATCCTTGAAAAGGTCATCGATCCCTATGTCGATATCGAACAGCTCGAAGGCAAGGTCATCAGTTATAAAAGTCTGATTATCGAATGGTGCCAAAAACAAAAGAAGGCGTTCGATTACCAAGTGTACGACGATACGGGCAAAGACGCCCTGAAACACTTTGCCGTCAAGCTGAGGATCGAAAATCAAGTTGTGGCTAAAGCAAGGGCGACCTCAAAGAAGAAAGCTGAAGAAAAGGCGTCGAAACGTGCCTATTACGCATTGCAGGACAAAATGAACCAATCGTGAGCGATACGCCGTTTGACGGAAAGAGATACTGACATTGGCCTAAAAAATCCATATATTTGCGGTTTTACCTAAATGGCGGCAGTACACAAACTTACAGAAGACTTTTACGATGACTGCTTCGACTTGATTGCCCTGCATAGCAGCCTTGAAAACTATGCGCTTGCCTATGCCCTGAACAACACGCTGAAGTCGTCCTTTAGAAGACGTCGCAAAGACCTCGAGATTTTAGGTCACGTTACCGTTCCTATTTTTGAATGGAAAGACGATTTAAACGATCGATACTGGACATTCTTTACCAATAAGGGAGTGCATAGAGATTCGGAATCCCAAAACAATCTCTTTAAAGAAGAACCGTCCTTTAGCAGCCATTACCTGGTGACCGAGTACCGTGAAGTCGATTATTTTTTAAAGATTGAACTAGACGGTTGCGACGGGAATCGCCAAACAGTGAAAACAAATACCGTCGAGAAGTTGCTCGGCATTTCAAAGGTAATTACCGCATACCCCATAGACACGCAAAAACTAAAATCAAAAAATAATCTAATTTTTTAAACCAATGCTAACACAGAAAAAGACCAAGATAGTAGCTACCCTTGGGCCGGCTACCAGCAAGAAAGAAGTGCTTCGCAAGATGATCGAGGCCGGGGTAGATGTCTTTCGCATCAATTTCTCACATGCCAAATATGAGGATGTCACGGCACGGATCAATATGATCCGCGAACTCAATACAGAACTGGGCACGAATACATCGATTTTGGGTGATCTTCAGGGGCCCAAGCTACGCGTAGGTATCATGGCCGGTGAAGTAGTCGTTTCCCCAGGTGATGAAATCACGTTCGTAACCGGAAAACCTTTTGAAGGAAACTCGGAAAGAGTGTATATGAACTACGATACCTTTCCCCAAGACGTTCAGGCAGGGGAGCGTATTCTATTGGATGATGGAAAATTGATTTTCGAAGTTGTTTCCAGCGACGGGGAAGCAGAGGTAAAGGCAAAGGTCATTCAAGGCGGCCCCTTAAAATCGAATAAAGGGGTCAACTTGCCCAACACGAACATCTCGCTACCTGCCTTGACCGAAAAAGACATAAAGGATGCGGAATTCGCAGTTTCACAACAGGTAGATTGGATAGCTCTTTCCTTCGTTCGGTTTAGCCAAGACCTGATCGATCTTCAGGAAATCATAAGTCAGCATTCGGAACATAAAATTCCGATTATCGCCAAAATCGAAAAGCCTGAGGCGGTAGAAAATATCGATAAAATTGTCGCCTATTGTGATGGTTTAATGGTAGCGCGCGGTGATTTGGGCGTTGAAGTACCCGCTCAAGAAGTACCACTTATTCAAAAACAACTCGTACTCCGGGCAAAAAAGGCCCGAATTCCTGTCATTATCGCCACCCAGATGATGGAAACTATGATTACCAGTCTTACCCCTACCCGTGCCGAGGTGAACGACGTAGCCAACTCCGTAATGGACGGAGCCGATGCGGTGATGCTATCGGGCGAAACCTCAGTGGGCAATTACCCGGTAGCGGTAATTGAAAAAATGGCCGGCATCTTAATGAGTGTCGAAAATTCAAATCTGATACAGGTTCCCCACGATCCACCGCATATCCGCACCAAACGTTATATTACCAAAGCGGTCTGTTATCATGCAGCCACTATGGCCAACGAAATTCAAGCCAAGGCGATATCTACTTTGACCAATAGTGGCTATACCGCATTTCAAATATCCGCTTGGCGGCCAAGTGCCCATATTTTGGTCTTTACATCCAACAAGCGTATCTTGACCCAATTGAATCTGCTTTGGGGCGTCAAGGCCTTTTATTATGATCGCTATGTCACTACGGACGAAACCATCGAAGACGTCAATAGAATTGCATATCAAAAAGGATTTTTGGAAATCGGGGATATGTTGATCAGTCTGGCCGCGATGCCGATCAAGGATAAGGGAATGGTCAATACCTTGAGGGTGTCGGAAATCGAAGATGAAAAAAGTTAGAGGCTGAAACCAAGGTTTTAGTGCTTCCGGGGGCTTCGGATTACTGGTCAGTCAACTAGGCCACTACTTTTTCGTAGGCGATAAAGTTTACGAGTTCTCCGGAAGTATCGAAAATCGGGCCTCCTTTGATCCAACAATTGTAGGCAGTTCCGTCTTTTTTATAATTGAGCACGACAGCTTCGAACGGTGATTGATTTTTCAAAGCCTTTCGTATCTCAAACGTATCCTTTTCGTTGGTATCGGCACCTTGGAACATCGTAGGTCTTCTCCCCTTTACCTCGTGGGGCAGATAGCCGTTCATCGCAACCATGTTTTGGGTAGCATGAACGATTTTCTGCTTTACGTCCGTAACTAAAATTACCAGTTCATTTTCTATTAGGGCTTTGTTCAAATTGGGTACGTCCATCCATTTATTCTGGTCGGACAAGCGTTTTAAAGATACCAGATCCTCATAGTTCTTGCATAAGGTGTCAAAATAAAGGCCGTAGACATCCCATGACATCAAAGGAAGCATTTTTAAATCTGAAGGACCGTAATACCGATATGCTGCGTTATCGTACTCTTTCATGGGCTGTTTTAGAATGGCCACGCCAAGTTTTTTTGAGCAAGGCAGAATTACCAATGATACAAAAACCATCTTTGTTTAACAAATATAAGATATCGATTAACACTTGCATCATCACGTACTGCCATTTATTTTAGTTATTTTTTGTGATTTGGCACTATTTTTTCATCATCGGTAGCAGTACTTTTGCATTTTGGATCAGCCTATGCTAATGGACCTTATCATTGCGATGCTTTGGAGCCTGTCTCCCTTTGGGGAGGCCAAGGTAGGGATTCCCTATGGCATGCTCAACGGTTTAAATATATATCTTGTATTTGCAACTTGTTTTTTGGCGAACTTGTTGGTCTTTCCCATGATGATGTTTTTTTTGGAACGGATAAACCGTTATTTTCTACGCTGGGTCTTTTATAAAAAATCCGCCATTTTCGTTGCGCGACGGGCAAAGACGGGATCTGGAGCCAAAATACAACGCTTCGGTTTTTGGGGACTAATTCTATTCGTGATGATTCCTTTGCCCGGTACCGGGGTCTATGCGGGAAGTATCGCTACCTATCTTTTTAAAATTGAAAAACAGAAGGCATTTTGGGCGAATGCCATTGGAATCTTCTTCTCATCTGTCATTATCTGGTCGGCTACCCTGGCCTCGATGCAAGGGATGGCCTAATGTAGGTCGCGCTCCACTTTGGACCCCGAACCGCCTACCAGAAAATTAAGGTCCGCTCCCTTATCGGCCTGTTCTACGTGATCGACATACATCTTAACATAACCTCTATCCGCCATTGGCGCTGGTGGTTTCCAGGCCGCTTTCCGTTTATTCAATTCCTCCTCCGGAATATCTAGATGGAGTTTTCTCTTTTCTACATCGAGCTCGATACAATCCCCATTTTTCACAAAGGCCAATGTCCCGCCCACCGTAGATTCAGGGGAAACGTGTAGGACTACTGTTCCCGCCGCTGTACCGCTCATGCGTCCGTCTGAAATACGTACCATGTCCGTTACCCCCTTCATGATCATTTTTTTTGGAAGATCGACATTCCCAACTTCAGGCATGCCGGGATAGCCTTTGGGCCCGACTCCCTTCAACACGATAACGCTGTTTTCATCAATTTCAAGATCGGGATCATCGATTCGTTCGTGATAATCTTCCATACTCTCAAAGACCACGGCTGCGCCTTTGTGCTTCATGAGTTCTTCAGACGCTGCCGAAGGTTTGATTACCGCTCCGTTCTCGCAAAGATTGCCTCGTAAGACAGCGATTCCGGCTTCTTTTTGGAAAGGTGTTTT
Encoded here:
- the fabF gene encoding beta-ketoacyl-ACP synthase II — protein: MELKRVVVTGLGALTPIGNTIEEYWEGLKNGKSGSAPVTYYDTEKFKVKFACELKDYNPQDHFERKEARKLDRFAQYALISSDEAIADSKLDLDVVDKFKVGVIWGAGIGGLETFQNEVMNFAEGDGTPRFNPFFIPKMIADIAPGHISIRHGFMGPNYTTVSACASAANAMIDALNYIRLGYCDVIVTGGSEAAVTIAGMGGFGAMHALSTRNDSPETASRPFDATRDGFVLGEGAGALVLEEYEHAKARGAKIYAEVAGGGLSSDAYHMTAPHPDGIGVVQVMKNCLRDAGLEPKDVDAINTHGTSTPLGDVAELKAIVEVFGEHAPDININSTKSMTGHLLGAAGAIEAIASILAMKHNIVPPTINHSTVDENIDPKLNLTLNKAQKREVNVALSNTFGFGGHNACVIFKKISE
- the rnc gene encoding ribonuclease III is translated as MGFASKIFGSHSKKDGDFFMGMIKILGFKPKRLHFYKKAFLHRSVNEKDQAGNPMNYERLEFLGDSMLGTIISQHLFIEVPEGDEGYLTKMRSKIVSRKHLNQLGRDLGLIAFVESRIPKTHFGENIHGNVFEALIGAIYMDRGYRYCQKFILEKVIDPYVDIEQLEGKVISYKSLIIEWCQKQKKAFDYQVYDDTGKDALKHFAVKLRIENQVVAKARATSKKKAEEKASKRAYYALQDKMNQS
- a CDS encoding IPExxxVDY family protein; this translates as MAAVHKLTEDFYDDCFDLIALHSSLENYALAYALNNTLKSSFRRRRKDLEILGHVTVPIFEWKDDLNDRYWTFFTNKGVHRDSESQNNLFKEEPSFSSHYLVTEYREVDYFLKIELDGCDGNRQTVKTNTVEKLLGISKVITAYPIDTQKLKSKNNLIF
- the pyk gene encoding pyruvate kinase is translated as MLTQKKTKIVATLGPATSKKEVLRKMIEAGVDVFRINFSHAKYEDVTARINMIRELNTELGTNTSILGDLQGPKLRVGIMAGEVVVSPGDEITFVTGKPFEGNSERVYMNYDTFPQDVQAGERILLDDGKLIFEVVSSDGEAEVKAKVIQGGPLKSNKGVNLPNTNISLPALTEKDIKDAEFAVSQQVDWIALSFVRFSQDLIDLQEIISQHSEHKIPIIAKIEKPEAVENIDKIVAYCDGLMVARGDLGVEVPAQEVPLIQKQLVLRAKKARIPVIIATQMMETMITSLTPTRAEVNDVANSVMDGADAVMLSGETSVGNYPVAVIEKMAGILMSVENSNLIQVPHDPPHIRTKRYITKAVCYHAATMANEIQAKAISTLTNSGYTAFQISAWRPSAHILVFTSNKRILTQLNLLWGVKAFYYDRYVTTDETIEDVNRIAYQKGFLEIGDMLISLAAMPIKDKGMVNTLRVSEIEDEKS
- a CDS encoding PAS domain-containing protein; amino-acid sequence: MAILKQPMKEYDNAAYRYYGPSDLKMLPLMSWDVYGLYFDTLCKNYEDLVSLKRLSDQNKWMDVPNLNKALIENELVILVTDVKQKIVHATQNMVAMNGYLPHEVKGRRPTMFQGADTNEKDTFEIRKALKNQSPFEAVVLNYKKDGTAYNCWIKGGPIFDTSGELVNFIAYEKVVA
- a CDS encoding COG2426 family protein — translated: MLMDLIIAMLWSLSPFGEAKVGIPYGMLNGLNIYLVFATCFLANLLVFPMMMFFLERINRYFLRWVFYKKSAIFVARRAKTGSGAKIQRFGFWGLILFVMIPLPGTGVYAGSIATYLFKIEKQKAFWANAIGIFFSSVIIWSATLASMQGMA